Genomic DNA from Triplophysa rosa linkage group LG6, Trosa_1v2, whole genome shotgun sequence:
TCACTGCAAGTCATTTTGTATtaaagcgtctgtcaaatgtGTCTTCCAAAAATGCGTAAATGTGACCTTTTTCCTTTTCGTAGATGCACTCTGTCTTCACTTCTTTATGTTAGACGttgttgtttttgattaaatgtcttttaataaagCAATTAGCTCTTTTTGCTTTAAGGCGAGACTACTATTCACACAGCCGCCATATGTCATCATTCCCATTCTTTTCTCCTCCACACATTTCACATGCTCAGGTCAGATGTGAAAATCTCATCCTGCCTGATCTGTCTTCAACAAGATTTTTGGCTTGTTCACAGTGTTTACCCGTCCTTAATCGCATTTGAGTTGCTTTTGAGCAGTAGAATCAGCTGGCTTCATTCTGCGTGTGATCAGGTTAGCTCTGCTCATCAGCATCTCTAAACCTAATTTatgagaaagaaacaaaaataaacacactgaTGATTTCTGACAACGGATTGGATGAGAGTTGCCTTTCTCCATGATGGATAGCCACTTCTGTGAACTATTTTAATTAGCAGGGCCCATAAATAAATTCTGCATTACCGAGCAAAATGTGGATACAAACTAATTGATTTTTGTAATTTGTGGAGCCTTGGAACCCAACCATTCATTTATCAACAGGATATGTTCTCTATAGGTGGAGTTGAACTATATCAATCACCTCAGCCTCTGTGTGGCGGATTTGTTAACTGGAGGGGTGATGTAAGCCATTGCTTTACTAATCAATTGCGATATTTGTCTAGTTTATTTATGTAATACTCAATACCTGTATTAATATTTCATAGTCTCTATGTTGTGCAAATGTGTCTTTATGTAATTCATCTTGCATCAAAAGTAATAGAGGCATTTATCGTGtgataatttattatttaaaatttcaTTGACCAGTTTcacactttattattttaaagggatgtcagctgttttaataatttcacacacacatccaacCTGCCAAGGGTATATGTCAATATAAACTCAATGTCAACCAACTCAGTTGTAGACAGACAGCATTTCAGGTTTTTTCTAAGTCTAAGGTTCCCCTCGTGATATCAGGATACCTATATTACTGAAATCACAGACACATTTCTGTCAGACATTTTATGCATGGCACTGCATAAACAAAGAACTTTCCCAGGCGTTACAGTCAATAAGGTCACATGCGATTCATGGTTTGTTCCATCTTCTCTCTTGTTTCTTAGAGAATAAGAGTCCATGCCACCTGGAGGATGAGCCGGGGCCGTGCCGGGGTCTGGTGCCACGCTATTATTTTGACAGCAAGAGTCAGGAATGCCGACTTTTCTTTTATGGTGGTTGCTTTGGGAATGCCAACAACTTCAAGACCATCAAAGAATGCCAGGCCAGATGTCATTGTATGTACCAGCACAAAAGCATCTCTCTCATCTAGTTTTTGTACAAGCTCAGTGATTAAACTCATTTGCATGACAAAGATATTAGCCCCTAGGTTTTCTGAGCTCTCGATAACCTTCATTACAAAgaataattaacagaaaaaaataaattcagCCTGGCCCAGTCCTTAGGGGAATAAAAATGAgattgagtaaatgataacagacgtTTTGATAAACTACAATACCTGTAGTTTATCTGTACAGTGAACACAGGCAAGCATATACTGGGATATAGATATCAATATCTTTAGGCAAGATATCTGTAGACAACaggtattatattttattatgttcttACTTCTCTTTAGCTGACTCAAAACACGAGGACCTGAATGCTCCATCAAAGCCAGTGGAAGAAGCCAAACCTGATGTAGAAGTCATCGTTAAACATGGTGAGATAGAACACACAACCAACTTATTGACatctaataaaaacaaaaagaattaCTGGCATGAATCTTTTTTCTTTGACCTTTCATTAATATCTAgtcatattttgttaatattgtttatttacggTGTTGTTTTATTACCTGTATATATGCATGCTGCATCTCACCACTCAAGCAAATGTTATTGATGACACTGGTGCACCTTTGTTCTTGTGAAGACTTATTTTTGAAAGTCAGTCAGAAAACATGCCCTTAGTCATCTCCGTTGacttttttgtttgaaatattgTTGTATTATTATTCACTCTGTTATGCATTTGGTTATTTTAGATGATGCGCCTTTGAATGTTTCACATTTGCCCCTGCAGAAAGAGTCACGAGTAGCCGCACTGGAAACAGGTAAGACCAGATTGGATATTCATATTTGATTTAATACTCGCATTTGcaaaatgaattaatttaagTTTCTGTATTGGAATACAAAAACTCTTCTACTTTGCTGTATTTACATGGTTATCAAGTGTTAATTGGAACTGTTCATGTTAACCTTCATTTGCCTCTTTAACCACAGCGCTTAATAAAACGAGTATGGCGTTAAGCGATACATTGAGTGAATTGCtccatgtttaaaataaatgattgcaTCCATTGTCAACATGATTTAATTTAACAgatttatcatttataattGACTTCTGGGGTTAAACATAATTGCAGATGAATTATAGTAATTGCTTTATGAATTAAAAGGAATTACACAGTTGGATAAGAAATGTTTGCAGATATCTAATGCAAAGACATTCGTTTTTAAGGGTGACTTAAGTGTCCAAAATACTTTTTGTCACTGCATGTCATTATCCCATAAACTTACTGTATGTCCTAGCAAAATAACTAGCTGTAAGTTCATTAATGTTACATCACATCTGACAAGCAGAATGTATCCAAACatcttttgttttaatgttaaacagCATACTTGTTGCCTTAagataaaacataataaaacaaaaaatagaataaaacaaaatctaTTAGTTCTGCAATAGCAGAAATCAATTGACAATATGATGTTTGCTTGGATacatatttgttatttaatacaatGAGTTGTTTGATACTGCTGTAGGACattactgccatctagtggctcAAATTCATcttgtattattatatttcaGAGTTTATTCCTCCTCCCATCTGCATGAGTCCTATTGACAGGGGGGATTGTGATGGATCAGAGCGGAGATTTGTCTACAATCCCAGGACTGGGAGATGCCAGATGTTTCGCTACAGTGGCTGTGGAGGCAACAAAAACAACTTTGTGCTTAAGAGACACTGCATAAAGATGTGCACGAAAGGTGAGTTACTTCTAACACTTGAACACTTCTTAAATtctaagtaataataataaagaatgtTTTAAACTTTTGTATTGTTTCAGTGTCAGTTTGCATTTACTGTCAATCTTTCTTTTAGATCGCAGACGGAGACAGCAGATACGAATAAAAACACGGAACTCCAACATCTTATACCATTCTGTCTAAGATGTACATTACTCATGATACTGCTATGACAGCATCTGCTATGAGGCAGATGTACATACATTACTCATGATACTGCTATGACAGCATCTGCTATGAGGCAGGacataattgagagctcatctGGGTATCATACCCTGAGAGGGGGTCATTGGATGTAACAGATATCAAATCACAAAACTTTCAACACTGCGCTTCAGAAACAGTTGTGTCAGCCATATTGTTGACTCATACattttgtaatgcatttatgAATTTTAACCTGGGTTTTAAATATAGACATTGTATTTTATGTGCAAAACACAAGATTTTTTACCCTATCTATTTTATTGTTTCCTGGGGATAAAAAGACGAATTACCTGTCATTATAGATTACATATGTAGTTTGTTTTTGCCATCTGTTGGCCTATTTAACACTGTTGACTATTTATAGCTGTTATTAATATTCGCTAAGGATTCTAAACTCTTCtttctgtaattattttttattgttctcAATGTTCAGAACTACTAATCCTTCGACTGTGTATTTACATTAGTacaaacattttctttatacTTGTATTGGTATTGTGCTATAAATTTGTACAGCAATAAACCACAGTGTATTGTGTTTTAAGATATCCCAACataatcaaaaataacaaaagtcaACTTCAAAACGTACATGTTATGATATCATTGATGCAATATTACAACTTCTAGTTTCTTTAGGTTTCAAGTAATATAATTGTTAATCGGTCCAAAACAACTTTGCCTATTAAGGCACTGCATGGAAATGTACATAATATGTGAGTTACAGATTTGGCTGTTTGAGACAttaatactgtacattgtacATAAACCGTTTCACTTATTATTAcataaacactaaaacaaaatacaacgtttttgtaGTACACGACAAGTATAAAAAACCACAAGGTGGAGCTGTTGTGCTTTAGATTCTTTGGGGACCCCTACCACTAACGTTAGCGCTTTTAAATACACTATGATTAATTAAGAGTTAAATAAGTAAACAATACTGCTATAAAAGTGTTTTACAAACGTAAAAACAagttacaaataaaaaacactacaaGGAAAAGCGCCAGTATGCCATTTGAGCGCATTTGAGGCGGGGATACCAGTGACGCAACAGGAAGCTACTACAGTAACAAAGTCCCTTCAAGAAAAGTCTCCGCACTCAGCGGCCATATTTGCAATACATTAGGGCAGTTATTTCAGTCAGACAAGACCCTATCTGCTTAAATGGGGAAAGCCCAAAATCGTTTGCAAaggtcacaataaaacaatatatttccAACCAACAATTAAATCGGACACAAAGCTCAAACTGCGCAAATCAAATACTTTCCAGGTTACTCCAGCTACTAAGCGTGCGCAAAGTTTGCTTACAACTCTGTACAGAGCCTCTCCTCAAATTAACATCTCTAGAGAATCGATGGTCTTTAATCACTGCcgattgttgtttttttactgagAGGTGGGACTTCCTTCGCAACAAAAGCCGGGTGCATTGCCCTTTTTCACATTCGTAGTAATAGAACTGTGGCCTCTTGTAAATATCGATAGTCTTTACTACAGTAAAGATATGTGTAGAAGCTGACAGCCGTCGTCATTCACGCGCTTCTGCTGCACTCTGTCAACCAGCGCACTCGTATTTGTTACATTCTGATGGAAAGTAATGAGCGTTTGTTTTCTTGAATATTGAGGAGGAGCGCTCGTTTCTGCCTGAACATCTCCAGATCCCACCTTGGatttaaaatacaggtaaaatgATTGAAATTACTGTTACAGACTGCTGAATTGTATACAGGAATACGGTCGGAATATAGCCTATATGGCAAGTCATTGAGAATTCATGTCATGGATTAATAATTGAAATTTTGTTTAACGACGTTTCAGGCTTATTGTAAATGTGTGCATTAACCTAGATATGAACagctatttatttgtttatttctctACGGAGTTAATCGTGGAATGTCAAAACGGGCAGTCTGGCtcttttattgttgtaattttTGTTGTATTGTTGAAGTATTTGTATGcatgttaaatatttaagtGGTCGTAATTAGACTGGACCTACAACACAGAAGCCTCTGAAAATATAGTACATTATTAAATAACTACaagttattcatttatatagaAGTATGTTAATATGATCTATAgagatcttttttattttgcacatgAAAGGTTAAGACAAGAAAAAAGAGGCAAGTCATAACATATCACATAATTGTTTTGATGTTTGGATATCAAATAAGTCAAACTATAAACCTATTCTATATGTACTATTaactcaaaatgatttttttattaactctAAAGATGGACACATTTTCAAGCCATTATTCCCCGTACTAATTTATTCAATACAGTAAAACCACCTGCGCCAGGAACCCAGCAgataatataaaatatcatgATGTAACTAGAAATACCAAGACTGTTGACACTTTCTTACTGACAGAAGGATCCTGACAACCTCTCTAAAGAGAAATAAACTGTGATGATGAATAGCCAACAGTCAGGCTTGAAATTAGTGTGAATTTTTGGCTTCCTGGTTACATAAGCAATGCTGTAGAGTTGTTGGGGGATGGATTactaaaatgatatttttttgATTCTGCTGACATGGCTATGAAACAAAAACTCATCCTCTCTATTTGACACCCATTGCTACCTTCATGAGATCTTTCTTTTATGGAGAATGCTGCCTTCTTCATCTCAAATCATTAGTGGAACTTGAGCATCACTATTGCTCATagggttaaagggacagttcacccaaaaatgaaaattctgtcatgtattacccactctctagttgttccagacctgtatacagttctttgtttggttaaacacacagaaagatatttggacgaatgcttgtaaccaaacagtttttggaccccattaactaccatagtaggaaaaattacattggtagtcaaaagtgccacagaactgcTGTCCTGCATTccttaaaatacctttttttgtgcaaaagaacaaaagtaatttctatggtagtcaatgggttccaagaactgtttggttacttataagcattcttccaaatatctttcttgtgttcatcagaacaaagaaatgtatacagatttggaacaacttgtagggttgttttatttttgggtgaactatcgctttaaggggcggtttcacagacagggattagtttaagtCTCAGGACtaagttaaattaggatatttaaatggtttttaaaaatgtactttacaaaaaacattactgatgtgcatcttgagacagcacagtcgcactgatatattttgagaaatgtcaatgcaagttgttttcgatcaagacacctctaacattttaGTTAGTCTGGAACTttaagccctgtctgggaaactgcccctaAGAGTTTGAACAAATCTCTATCCTGAAGTATTTAACTCTGTAACTCATTCTGCAACATTGGCGCTACGGAAATTAACGGCACCTCAAATCTGGTGGCTTGTTGAGGGGGCAGTGCTTCTTAGCTCATATTTTTCAAATAGGGACACACAAAATTTAAACCTACTGGATATTAAAACCACTGAAAAGTCTATTTTCTATAGACTTGGACATATTGCAGCCATCCAGCCATGCCCTTAAAACCGCCCAGAATATGCTTTGGTGGCCACCGTCGCTAGACCCCTTTTACTGGGGCACGTGCCCCAGTGtaaatctgctgtgccccagtataaatctcaagtttaagttttaataatttatttgtcagtgtaatcatttacattgataaCAGCGGCAAAAACGGGTCTATATGCAACGTAGTAACCTAATTCACTCTTGTAAAAGCAAAGCAGTTGCGCACTTTAACCGGTCCGAAAACACAAACTCGTGCTGTATTTTCTCGCGGAAATCTGTCATGTGTCTCCTTCTTTCCAACAACTGCAGAGCACGCGCAGTGCGCACACAGGCGCGTAAGGGTGTCGACACGCAACTGATGTAGGCCATGAAAAAATGACGAAACTAAAGTAAGTTTCTAAATAATATCGATCATCTTTTGGCCCCTGCAGATGGACATCAGAAATTGTTTGTTCAAAGCAGGGAAATTGAAGCAGGAGATGATGAGTTTGTGGGAGGTAAGACTTGATAAACAAACTACTGTACATCCCAGGCAGTCAGGTCTCAGACATTAACGTTAGAGGAAAATGTCTCAGGAAAACCTTTGTCAAGTCTGTAAAATTGCAATGttgcttagaaaaacatttgtgttctgtacttgcagaaatgaaattaatatttaatttactagCTCTATTTTAGGACATTATATAAAAAGTTGGCAGTGAATATGACTGAGATAACTCTGTGCTATTATAGGCAGTTCAGTTGAATGCAGTACAGttggttaaaaaatgaaacaactttgtttggacttggctgtgaaaccagaaaatataaaaataaaatatgctcTTTAAGGTAGTTGGAGCCATAAAATGACTGGTTTCTTGAAATACTGTAATTGTAAATTTTtgaaaagatgtaattatttattgttatccttgtgtaatgaatgcagatgtgcaagaaaaaaatctctctgctttcattatttccatacagtgcatgcaaccatgttaataaagtttatgttaagTATTTTGAAGATACTTCAATATTTTTGAATACATAATGTTTACCTTCCCCAGCATTGTTGCACTGTAGGAATATTGGTTTAAGCAAGGGAAGTTGGCATAGTGCATTGTGTTGCATATACTTCTTGCAGcaggtttttaagaaaaaaagtaaTGGGGGGCCTGTGCCCAAGTAGACCTTTAGGTCTAGCAACTCCCCTGGTGGCCACCCTGGCACCCCAGTTTTGCGTGGGCAAGCACCAATACTACATTTTAATCATAAAATCTCTtttacatctttttttgttttaaaatctaAGCAGCATTTACATAAATTATCATACTTTATGAAGAATAGCGCTGGAGTGTGAAAGGTTTGTTGTACAGATTCAGCTGCATAAGCttaaaaaatttaagtgtctTACTAGTGACTGTTCATCTCTAGGGAGGCTAACATGCAAACAAACTTAATTAAAGAGAATTTGTTATTTGCATTCCGAAGATCCAAAAATTCACTACATAAAACAAGTTTGAAAGTGAATGGATTATTATGTTTATAAAGGGAGTAATGCATTTAGCCGTGAGAGCATTTCATATTGATCTCAGTGCAGAGCCCAAAGCATGTGTTTGTCAAGGTTGAGTGGTGCATTCATTGAAGGTTTAATGTCAGTGAAACAAAGCTGTGTTTCTGCCCTGGCGACATTGCATTGAGTTAGCGTGCCATCACCATGGCTTACCTCCGTCACGGAAATGCAGAAGTAAACAATGCCAGAATGCTTCAGTGTAAATATAGGTATCTGCATCCTGTCCTCGGTGGAAACGCAAAGCACTTTTATCTCTCTGAGCAATTTGCTTGTAGTCCCATTTGTTGGCTTGATAAAATATACACACGCTGCTTGAAGTGCatgcaaatgcaaaataatCTGTGAGCGTTTGAGAAATGTTATCTACATATCCAGTGTACGATTGTAAGAGAGACCATAATatgtaatgcattttatattACAAGCAATGTTATAGTTCATGATTAGATGCTTTGCATTAATGATAAAATATGATTATGTTGCTTCACTGCAGGGTTTCAGAATCTTGTTTCAGCCATTAAACTGGAGTCAGGCTAATGGGGCAATTACATTTCCTCACTTTTAGATTCATTACATTTCATAAGCGTTGATGTGTGGCAAGCCGATTTATTGTAACATGCTATATAAAGGTTTTCCTATTTGAAACCCTTCTAGAACTCGAGTGCTCAAAGTAAAACTTTATGGAAGAAGCGTGTAGTATACAGAGCAGGTGATATTAGATCAATCGTCTAGGAGGATATTTAGTCGTTTTGGAATGATCTGCATCAGCTGATAAGTATAATATTTACAGTAgtcattagggctgtcacgattatgaagtGTGGCTGATGATTATTTGTCAAATAATTGCGATATTGCGTTTGTCTttttttagggctttgacatcATTACAATAAATTGTCATACAATTTGTCATAGATATGTTGTGCTTCATTCACTGTCA
This window encodes:
- the tfpia gene encoding tissue factor pathway inhibitor a; its protein translation is MAPLLDSSCTALLLLHLIGVCFTNFATADGVRSELHIFHHSCALKEDEGPCKAIKDRFYFNIDKGRCEGFEYGGCQGNANNFETLEECEQMCVVKENKSPCHLEDEPGPCRGLVPRYYFDSKSQECRLFFYGGCFGNANNFKTIKECQARCHSDSKHEDLNAPSKPVEEAKPDVEVIVKHDDAPLNVSHLPLQKESRVAALETEFIPPPICMSPIDRGDCDGSERRFVYNPRTGRCQMFRYSGCGGNKNNFVLKRHCIKMCTKDRRRRQQIRIKTRNSNILYHSV